Proteins encoded in a region of the Candidatus Margulisiibacteriota bacterium genome:
- a CDS encoding MinD/ParA family protein, translated as MDQADSLRQLVRSQGRNDVGVAFSKKTANTRIIAVTSGKGGVGKSNISLNLGLAIAKNQSKKVLILDADFGTANVDILMGVFPKYNISNVIYDQIPIEDVIVEGPFGIKVLPGVSGVAQLTSLTENQKQFFFEQLELYQDKHHPDIVIIDTGAGVGNTVINFLLAADEVIVVLTSEPTSLSDSYAVIKTLHKYNAEMKVSIIANMVNSENEALKVYSLLQNVCSKFLNKDIEYLGHVSASKTLCSAVREQRPVLVNYPNAVVSYEITKLAKKIISIDPTSKKSFTNFFSLATKYFGWND; from the coding sequence ATGGATCAGGCAGATTCTCTTAGACAGTTAGTAAGGTCACAAGGCAGAAATGATGTTGGCGTAGCTTTTTCTAAGAAAACAGCTAATACCAGAATAATCGCTGTTACAAGTGGCAAAGGTGGCGTAGGGAAATCCAATATCTCGTTAAACCTAGGTTTAGCTATTGCAAAAAATCAAAGCAAAAAAGTGCTTATTTTAGATGCTGACTTTGGTACTGCAAACGTAGACATACTGATGGGAGTTTTTCCTAAATATAATATAAGTAATGTTATTTATGATCAAATACCTATTGAAGACGTTATTGTAGAGGGACCTTTTGGCATCAAAGTTTTACCTGGAGTTTCTGGGGTTGCCCAACTTACGTCTCTGACAGAGAACCAAAAACAGTTCTTTTTTGAGCAACTTGAGTTATATCAAGATAAGCATCACCCAGATATTGTTATAATTGATACTGGTGCTGGTGTTGGTAACACCGTTATCAATTTTTTACTTGCTGCGGATGAAGTTATTGTTGTTCTTACATCAGAACCAACATCTCTTTCAGACTCATATGCGGTTATCAAGACATTACACAAATATAATGCTGAGATGAAAGTTAGTATTATTGCAAATATGGTTAACAGTGAGAATGAGGCATTAAAGGTATATTCATTATTACAGAACGTTTGTAGTAAATTTTTAAATAAAGATATTGAATATTTAGGACATGTTAGTGCCAGTAAAACATTATGTTCAGCAGTTAGAGAACAGCGTCCAGTGCTTGTGAATTATCCGAATGCTGTGGTTAGTTATGAAATTACTAAATTGGCAAAGAAAATAATAAGTATTGACCCAACTAGCAAGAAAAGTTTTACAAACTTCTTTTCTTTAGCTACGAAGTACTTTGGATGGAATGATTAA
- the flhF gene encoding flagellar biosynthesis protein FlhF → MRIKKYEAKSMNDAVRMIKRDFGSEAIILHSRTVNKGGFFGLFGKDIIEVMAGIDVNIVEKKQEVEQRNQAFSVSSNFAPSQSSSSRPVFNLKENIKQITQEITPITSSLEQKVTTLTREMDDIKETLNIIVRKVANSPHPMISPKLMIYYKNLEAKGISEDLIVQILQGIENDIDDKDLENKARVNDYIRNKVIQMLGVANQIDLEIPENKRIIALVGPTGVGKTTTIAKMAANFSLIQKKKVALITIDTFRVAAIEQLRNYSNIIGIPMEVVFNMEDFTQALRKHKDMDIILIDTAGRSPNNRSQILELKKFLRNSFVDTYLVLSVTAKSKDIYNTIQRYSAIFDDKVIFTKVDETDSRGVILDVVHKHHKKLSYFTNGQNVPDDFEVASPGKIADLIFGS, encoded by the coding sequence ATGAGGATAAAGAAGTATGAAGCCAAGAGCATGAATGATGCTGTAAGGATGATCAAAAGAGATTTTGGTTCAGAAGCAATCATCCTTCATTCTAGAACTGTTAATAAAGGTGGATTTTTTGGTTTGTTTGGTAAAGATATTATTGAGGTCATGGCAGGCATTGATGTAAATATCGTTGAAAAAAAACAAGAAGTGGAACAAAGAAATCAAGCGTTTTCAGTTTCATCAAATTTCGCCCCCTCACAAAGTAGTTCATCTCGTCCGGTTTTCAATTTGAAAGAAAATATTAAGCAAATAACGCAAGAAATTACACCAATAACCTCTAGTTTAGAACAAAAAGTAACAACGCTTACAAGGGAAATGGACGACATTAAAGAGACTTTGAATATTATTGTTAGGAAAGTTGCCAATTCTCCGCACCCGATGATTTCGCCAAAGCTAATGATTTATTATAAGAATTTGGAAGCTAAAGGTATTAGCGAGGATTTGATAGTTCAGATACTTCAGGGTATTGAAAATGACATTGATGATAAAGATTTAGAAAATAAAGCTAGAGTAAATGACTATATTAGAAATAAGGTTATTCAGATGCTCGGAGTTGCCAATCAGATAGATCTTGAAATCCCTGAAAACAAAAGAATTATTGCCCTTGTTGGTCCTACAGGTGTAGGGAAAACTACAACTATTGCTAAGATGGCCGCTAATTTTAGTTTGATTCAGAAAAAGAAGGTTGCACTGATAACTATCGATACGTTTAGGGTTGCGGCAATAGAACAATTAAGAAACTATTCTAATATTATAGGTATTCCTATGGAAGTTGTTTTTAACATGGAAGACTTTACACAAGCATTAAGAAAGCACAAAGATATGGATATAATCCTTATTGATACTGCCGGTAGGTCTCCTAATAATAGGTCACAAATTTTAGAGCTAAAAAAGTTTTTAAGGAATAGTTTTGTAGACACTTATTTGGTTCTTAGCGTAACGGCTAAGAGTAAGGATATTTATAATACAATTCAACGTTATAGTGCTATATTTGACGATAAGGTAATTTTTACTAAAGTGGACGAAACAGATTCTCGTGGGGTTATTTTAGATGTTGTGCACAAACATCATAAAAAGTTGAGTTATTTTACAAATGGACAAAATGTTCCAGATGATTTTGAGGTAGCAAGTCCGGGCAAGATAGCTGATTTGATATTTGGGTCTTAG
- the yqeK gene encoding bis(5'-nucleosyl)-tetraphosphatase (symmetrical) YqeK encodes MINDLQEKLRKYLNSEERINHSVRVADLAVELAKIYKIDEQKAYVAGIFHDMAKEITFEKAIQITREYNYSLSESELLNNKLLHAPIGALLAQYELKIDDKDIIMAIRWHTTGKAEMSILEKIIYLADISEPGRKHPELMQIQELAKQNINKAMLLAVKFSLKKLIESERSIDPKSVECYNYFTKN; translated from the coding sequence ATGATTAATGATTTACAAGAAAAATTACGCAAATACTTAAACTCTGAAGAAAGGATAAATCACTCCGTACGAGTTGCTGACTTGGCAGTTGAACTAGCCAAAATATATAAGATAGATGAGCAAAAAGCTTATGTTGCTGGAATTTTCCATGACATGGCTAAAGAGATTACTTTTGAAAAAGCAATACAAATAACCCGAGAATATAATTACTCTTTATCTGAATCTGAATTATTAAATAATAAACTACTTCATGCACCTATTGGTGCTTTACTAGCGCAATATGAATTAAAAATTGATGATAAAGATATAATAATGGCAATACGTTGGCATACCACTGGTAAAGCCGAGATGTCTATTTTAGAAAAAATAATATACCTAGCAGATATTTCTGAACCTGGAAGAAAACATCCGGAATTAATGCAAATACAAGAGCTAGCAAAACAAAACATAAACAAAGCAATGTTGCTAGCAGTAAAATTCTCTCTTAAAAAACTAATTGAATCTGAACGTTCTATCGACCCAAAATCCGTAGAATGTTATAACTATTTCACAAAAAACTAA
- a CDS encoding transglutaminase-like domain-containing protein — translation MVDFINNVGAESLGGYGKILQEDGLNKDGLVEQSVEMDATYLSSSSQSDFQFYKLEINGQKYTGIPDIFQSQNSAVQALFNTLRADSVITDDMSLEDQLKIMSYLTDLSAQVSESENTNVATAFNGKENVNVTSFIQPRDSSVMTLVSQLQSQGIVTESMSDSEKLSAINSYVNANFSYEADVVGEGWSTAANTIASGSGDCEDMAILVASLAIACGVDESSVQVCVQGGGANSQGHVVVGLVGENGNVATFDATNGEEANSTLSDFTFAFNSQGVSSGNGSVGNSWVMEDANNVDSLYTAESSVSRVRSTISSAIDTTYGSDDPPTGMLGYANKLDQYTNPGSLFILQQELQTMKDRIATYTAVGKMIGDTLSEAMQAFSSSLRDM, via the coding sequence ATGGTAGATTTTATAAATAATGTAGGGGCTGAGTCTTTAGGTGGTTATGGAAAAATTTTACAAGAAGATGGTTTAAACAAGGATGGGCTAGTTGAACAGTCAGTCGAAATGGACGCTACTTATTTAAGTTCGTCTAGTCAAAGTGATTTTCAGTTTTATAAATTAGAAATTAATGGTCAGAAGTACACTGGTATTCCAGACATATTTCAGTCACAGAATTCAGCTGTTCAAGCGCTTTTTAATACATTGAGAGCGGATTCTGTCATAACGGATGATATGAGTCTTGAAGATCAACTAAAGATAATGTCATACTTAACGGATCTTTCAGCACAAGTTAGTGAGAGTGAGAATACAAATGTAGCTACTGCATTTAATGGTAAAGAAAATGTAAATGTTACTTCCTTTATTCAACCACGAGACTCTTCTGTGATGACACTTGTAAGTCAACTGCAATCTCAGGGAATTGTTACCGAATCAATGTCAGACTCAGAAAAATTATCTGCAATAAATAGTTACGTTAACGCAAATTTTTCATACGAAGCTGATGTTGTCGGCGAAGGTTGGAGTACAGCTGCAAATACTATTGCTTCTGGTTCAGGAGACTGTGAAGATATGGCAATATTGGTAGCTAGTTTAGCAATAGCTTGTGGAGTAGATGAATCTAGTGTTCAGGTTTGTGTTCAAGGAGGAGGAGCAAACAGTCAGGGTCACGTTGTTGTTGGATTAGTCGGAGAAAACGGGAATGTTGCTACTTTTGACGCAACAAATGGTGAAGAGGCCAATTCAACATTGTCTGATTTTACGTTTGCGTTTAATTCTCAAGGAGTTTCTAGTGGTAATGGTTCAGTAGGCAATAGTTGGGTAATGGAAGATGCTAATAATGTTGATAGTTTGTATACAGCTGAATCTTCAGTTTCAAGGGTGAGAAGTACCATCTCCAGCGCAATAGATACAACGTATGGGTCTGATGACCCACCAACTGGTATGTTAGGATATGCAAACAAATTGGATCAATATACTAATCCCGGATCACTTTTTATATTACAACAGGAGTTGCAGACAATGAAAGATAGAATTGCAACTTATACTGCAGTTGGTAAGATGATTGGAGATACTTTGTCTGAAGCGATGCAGGCCTTCTCTTCATCATTAAGAGACATGTAG
- a CDS encoding RNA-binding protein: protein MSTSLYVGNLSWETTEEELTSLFKDINELDDVRTKIETDTLTGQPRGFAFVEVPNEHVENVIRKMHGFELNGRELIVN from the coding sequence ATGAGTACCAGTCTATATGTAGGCAACCTTTCATGGGAAACAACTGAAGAAGAGCTAACTTCTCTCTTTAAAGATATTAATGAACTCGATGATGTTAGAACTAAAATCGAAACTGATACACTGACCGGTCAGCCAAGAGGATTTGCTTTTGTGGAAGTACCAAATGAACATGTAGAAAATGTTATTAGAAAAATGCATGGCTTTGAACTAAATGGTAGAGAGCTAATAGTTAACTAG